From a single Sporosarcina oncorhynchi genomic region:
- the prsW gene encoding glutamic-type intramembrane protease PrsW translates to MIILLSVAIAPGLALFSYFYLRKQIAKEPSLTLFHTFIYGAIMTFPIMFVQHVFEEEQIIQNEFFRNAIFTSGIEEFFKWLILLIAIFKHVEFEDAYDGILYGASVSLGFATVENILYLFTFGVDTAFLRALLPVSSHALFGVVMGYYFGRAKFIVGSNRKGMLFFAFFAPFILHFIYNGILGVNDLSLYLIIPFMLFLWWFGLTRVKYAHTFAMQQFRRKANLKIKR, encoded by the coding sequence ATGATCATTTTGCTTTCAGTGGCGATTGCGCCAGGTCTGGCTTTATTCAGCTATTTTTATTTGCGTAAACAGATAGCTAAGGAACCTTCACTTACTTTGTTTCATACGTTCATTTATGGTGCTATCATGACATTCCCGATTATGTTCGTTCAACATGTGTTTGAAGAAGAGCAGATAATCCAGAATGAGTTTTTTCGGAACGCTATTTTCACGAGTGGTATAGAGGAGTTTTTCAAATGGCTCATCTTATTAATTGCCATCTTTAAACATGTCGAGTTCGAAGACGCATACGATGGAATTCTTTACGGCGCAAGTGTTTCTTTGGGCTTTGCGACAGTGGAAAACATCCTTTACCTGTTTACTTTTGGGGTGGATACGGCTTTCTTGAGAGCTTTGTTGCCTGTGTCGAGTCATGCATTATTCGGTGTCGTCATGGGTTATTATTTCGGGAGAGCTAAATTCATAGTTGGTTCAAACCGAAAAGGTATGTTGTTCTTCGCTTTTTTCGCCCCTTTTATACTACACTTCATTTATAACGGGATTCTAGGGGTAAACGATCTTTCATTATATCTGATTATACCTTTCATGCTTTTTTTATGGTGGTTCGGGCTAACAAGGGTGAAATACGCTCATACATTTGCTATGCAGCAATTCAGAAGAAAAGCGAATTTGAAGATTAAAAGATAA
- the sleB gene encoding spore cortex-lytic enzyme, with protein sequence MKKIFTSLLAVIAVIGISFMVTSDHTDAFSSRDLSKGATGDDVIELQARLQYIGFYNGEIDGKFGYGTYWALRNFQEKYGMPLDGIAGSLTKKKLTAASSYDEKFVMDNIKKGNQFTYYGGTPLSSQVKKGGGKKENIHLPSKYSEQDLKLMANAVYGEARGEPYEGQVAVAAVILNRVEHPDFPDTVGGVIFQPGAFTAVADGQIWLTPNDRAKEAVLDALNGWDPSESSIYYFNPITATSKWIWSRPQIKKIGLHVFCH encoded by the coding sequence ATGAAGAAAATATTTACAAGCTTATTGGCGGTTATTGCTGTAATTGGAATTTCGTTTATGGTTACAAGTGATCACACAGATGCTTTTTCCTCCAGGGATTTAAGTAAAGGTGCAACAGGGGACGATGTCATCGAACTGCAGGCCAGACTGCAATATATTGGTTTTTATAATGGAGAGATTGACGGTAAATTTGGCTATGGAACCTATTGGGCTTTACGTAATTTTCAAGAAAAATATGGCATGCCGTTAGATGGAATTGCTGGATCCTTGACGAAAAAGAAGTTGACTGCTGCTTCTTCATATGACGAGAAGTTTGTCATGGATAACATAAAGAAAGGGAATCAGTTTACTTATTATGGAGGGACGCCACTGTCATCTCAAGTTAAAAAGGGAGGTGGCAAGAAAGAAAATATACACTTGCCATCCAAGTATTCTGAACAAGACTTGAAATTAATGGCTAATGCTGTTTACGGTGAAGCCCGAGGAGAGCCATATGAAGGGCAAGTCGCCGTCGCAGCTGTCATCCTTAACCGCGTAGAACACCCTGACTTTCCAGATACAGTTGGCGGTGTTATTTTCCAACCAGGAGCATTTACAGCTGTAGCAGATGGTCAAATATGGCTAACGCCCAATGATCGTGCGAAAGAGGCTGTATTGGATGCTTTGAACGGGTGGGATCCATCGGAAAGTTCCATTTACTATTTCAATCCTATTACAGCAACAAGTAAATGGATATGGTCGAGACCCCAGATTAAGAAAATAGGGCTGCATGTTTTCTGTCACTGA
- the cmk gene encoding (d)CMP kinase, with protein MLNGIIIAIDGPAAAGKSTIAKKIAQKLNYTYIDTGAMYRALTHKAIQLDINLNSDHDLTALLENTDIHLKPDGDNQAVLIDGIDCSEEIRSHEVTAGVSAVATHMSVRKLMVEKQRELATGTGVVMDGRDIGTAVLPKAELKIFMTASVDERAERRFIENESRGIYTPLEQLKQEIEKRDQSDSERAVSPLKMADDAVLVDTTSMTIDQVVDKVIVLAEMRMQP; from the coding sequence ATGTTAAATGGGATTATCATAGCGATTGACGGACCGGCTGCTGCTGGAAAAAGCACAATCGCCAAAAAAATCGCGCAAAAATTGAATTATACGTACATTGATACGGGAGCTATGTATCGTGCATTGACACATAAAGCGATTCAGTTGGACATAAATTTAAATAGTGATCATGATTTGACTGCTTTATTGGAGAACACGGACATCCATTTGAAGCCGGATGGAGATAATCAAGCCGTTTTGATTGATGGCATTGATTGTTCCGAGGAAATCAGATCACATGAAGTGACAGCTGGCGTATCAGCGGTTGCTACCCATATGAGTGTTCGCAAACTTATGGTTGAAAAACAAAGAGAGCTTGCTACTGGAACGGGTGTTGTCATGGATGGTCGAGATATTGGAACAGCCGTACTTCCCAAAGCGGAACTGAAAATATTCATGACAGCTTCGGTAGATGAACGTGCAGAGCGCAGATTCATAGAAAATGAGTCGAGAGGAATTTATACTCCGCTTGAACAGCTGAAACAGGAAATCGAAAAACGTGACCAATCAGATAGTGAGCGCGCTGTATCACCTTTGAAGATGGCGGATGACGCAGTTCTCGTTGACACTACTTCCATGACAATTGATCAAGTGGTAGACAAGGTTATTGTACTCGCTGAAATGAGGATGCAGCCATGA
- a CDS encoding flagellar brake protein: MRLKVGTTVIIDKDYTENGDKYKSKVVDAGDDYVMIDYPAHIETNRTAFFMDGTQLLISFVDNKMSFAFRAEVTGRMNKGIPMLKLSYPGDEQLIKIQRREFVRVETAIDVAVNHAGVSSQFVAEDISAGGIALNLGDKEVFEESDIVNLSVVLPYVNDDIKYVRTEAQAVRIWEKDGRRIASMQFSEIDTTDRQNIIRFCFERQLQHRNEK, from the coding sequence ATGCGTCTTAAAGTTGGTACAACTGTCATCATTGATAAAGATTACACCGAGAATGGAGACAAATATAAAAGCAAAGTTGTAGACGCAGGGGACGATTATGTAATGATTGACTATCCTGCACATATAGAAACAAATCGCACAGCATTTTTCATGGATGGCACGCAATTGCTCATATCATTCGTCGATAATAAAATGTCCTTTGCTTTTAGAGCTGAAGTCACAGGGAGAATGAACAAAGGGATACCTATGCTGAAATTATCCTATCCCGGCGATGAGCAGTTGATCAAAATCCAGAGGCGTGAATTTGTTCGTGTCGAAACAGCGATTGATGTTGCAGTCAATCATGCGGGTGTCAGCAGTCAATTTGTAGCTGAAGATATTAGCGCAGGTGGTATTGCACTGAATCTTGGCGACAAAGAGGTTTTTGAAGAATCGGATATTGTGAATCTGAGTGTAGTTCTGCCTTATGTGAATGACGATATCAAATACGTCCGAACAGAAGCACAAGCAGTACGAATATGGGAAAAGGATGGGCGTCGGATTGCTTCGATGCAGTTTTCTGAAATTGATACGACGGATCGACAGAATATCATCCGTTTCTGTTTTGAGCGACAATTACAGCATCGTAATGAAAAGTAG
- a CDS encoding PepSY1/2 domain-containing protein yields MKKILFVLAYVLVVVSVFAVNKSAENEKLSLALSNQYAKKMSDASEKFEELDSAVKQTLLFNESEGSSKARDDIWRLSSDIKNSVSSLPLDQGFSTSWMNYLGRIGNYAKEVDASGMPKDYHTVMSQASKNLGEMKKEWLVATSGLVDGRYSMDEWTDRLNATNNESNWTNISQSIKSYTESDFPLTASESDRMKKKELKNIDEPKVKQAEAVKRFQTLFPEVSNDVMGVEMSKPGAPYPFFHIRFTDGESLGYIDITEKGGHVLSYLSERPFGKGSLTFEEIEKRGDAFLELAEYNDLVFEEARENSTAWHLVYVRKEPFYEAKVFSDAIHLKIAKDTGELIGLDATEYIQKEKLHRQKIEKIDWNEFFFEDVKIAKNEMAYVENSKFEQRLAYYLTVTRDENGQTGTYNVLVDTENTEVIKTERLH; encoded by the coding sequence ATGAAAAAAATACTTTTTGTTCTCGCTTACGTTTTAGTCGTTGTTTCAGTGTTTGCAGTAAACAAGTCTGCAGAAAATGAGAAATTATCGTTGGCGCTAAGTAACCAATATGCAAAAAAAATGTCGGATGCATCCGAAAAATTCGAAGAACTAGATTCTGCAGTGAAACAGACACTTTTGTTCAATGAATCTGAAGGGTCTTCAAAAGCTCGAGATGATATTTGGAGGCTGTCATCCGATATTAAAAATTCAGTATCCTCATTACCTCTAGACCAGGGATTTTCCACTTCGTGGATGAACTATCTTGGAAGAATCGGAAATTACGCAAAAGAGGTTGACGCTTCGGGGATGCCTAAAGATTATCATACAGTTATGTCACAAGCTTCTAAAAATCTTGGTGAGATGAAGAAGGAATGGTTGGTCGCTACGTCTGGGCTAGTAGACGGAAGATATTCTATGGATGAATGGACAGATCGTTTAAATGCAACGAATAACGAGTCTAACTGGACGAATATTAGTCAATCCATCAAAAGTTATACCGAAAGTGATTTTCCCCTGACTGCAAGTGAATCTGACAGGATGAAAAAGAAGGAATTAAAAAATATCGATGAGCCAAAAGTGAAACAGGCAGAAGCTGTCAAGAGGTTCCAAACTCTTTTCCCGGAAGTATCCAATGATGTGATGGGTGTTGAAATGAGCAAACCCGGTGCGCCTTATCCATTCTTTCATATCCGGTTCACTGATGGTGAATCGCTTGGCTATATTGACATAACAGAAAAGGGTGGCCATGTGCTTTCCTACTTATCCGAAAGGCCTTTTGGAAAAGGAAGCCTTACTTTTGAAGAGATTGAAAAAAGAGGAGATGCTTTCCTCGAATTAGCGGAATATAATGACCTCGTTTTCGAAGAAGCTAGAGAGAATTCAACAGCATGGCATCTCGTCTATGTCAGGAAAGAACCCTTTTATGAAGCTAAAGTATTTTCAGATGCAATTCACCTCAAAATTGCAAAAGATACTGGAGAGTTAATCGGGCTTGACGCTACGGAATATATTCAAAAAGAGAAACTCCATCGGCAGAAAATCGAAAAAATCGATTGGAATGAATTCTTCTTTGAAGACGTGAAAATTGCGAAAAATGAAATGGCTTATGTTGAAAATAGCAAATTTGAACAAAGATTAGCTTATTATTTAACGGTTACACGCGATGAGAATGGCCAAACTGGAACGTATAACGTTCTTGTAGATACAGAAAATACGGAGGTTATCAAAACAGAGAGACTGCATTGA